AGGTGCTGGCGATCGTCGGCGAGTCGGGCAGCGGAAAGACCGTGACCGCCAAGACGATCCTGGGCCTGTTGCCCGAGACGGCGGTCGCCACCGGTGCGGTGCTGCTCTCGGGGCAGAACGTCCTCGAGGTCGGCCCGAAGAAGGTCCGCGAGCTGCGCGGCACCGACGTCGCCATGGTTTTCCAAGAGCCGTCGACCGCGCTCAACCCCGTCTACACGGTGGGCTGGCAGATCGCCGAGGGCCTGCGGGCCCACGGCAAGGTCGGACGCAAGGAGGCGCGGGTCAAGGCGATCGACATCCTGCGTCGCGTGGGCATCCCCGACCCCGAGACCCGCGTCGACTACTACCCGCACCAGTTCTCGGGCGGGCAGAAGCAGCGCGTGGTGATCGCGATGGCGCTCGTCCTCGACCCGTCGGTGATCGTCGCCGACGAGCCGACCACGGCCCTCGACGTGACGGTGCAGGCCGAGATCCTCGACCTGCTGCGCCGCTGCCGCGACGAGTTCGGCACGGCCATCGTCCTGATCACGCACAACATGGGCGTCGTCGCCGACCTCGCCGACCGGGTCGCGGTCATGTACCTCGGCAAGGTCGTCGAGCAGGCCCCGGCCGTCGAGCTGTTCGCGAACCCGCAGGACGACTACACCAAGCGCCTCCTCGGCTCGGTGCCGAAGCTCGAGGCCCGCGGTCACACGCAGCAAGAGCAGCCCGCCGACAGCGAGGTCGTCGTGCGCGCCCGCGGACTCGAGATCGAGTACCCGGGTCGCCTCGGCCGCGGCGGCTTCCGGGCCGTCAAGGGCGTCGACTTCACGATCGCCCGCGGCGAGGTGCTCGGCCTGGTCGGCGAGAGCGGTTCGGGCAAGACCACGATCGGGCGGGCCATCGCCGGGCTGACGAAGGTCACGGGCGGGTCGCTCGAGGTGCTCGGCGTCGAGATGAACGGGGTGCACGAGCGTGACTTCAAGCCGAAGCGCGCCGACATCGGCTTCGTCTTCCAGGACCCCGCGTCGAGCTTCAACCCCCTGCTGACGATCGCCGAGTGCGTGGCCGAGCCGCTCATCGTGCACGGCCGCGCGAAGGACGCGCGGGCCGCCCGCCCTCGCGTCGACGAACTGCTCGAGGCGGTCCAGCTGCCGAAGTCGTTCGCCGACCGTTACCCCCACGAGCTGAGTGGCGGGCAGCGCCAGCGGGCGAGCCTCGCCCGGTCGCTCGCCCTCGACCCGACGTTGCTGATCGCGGACGAGCCCACCAGCGCCCTCGACGTGTCGGTGCAGGCCCGCGTGCTCGAGCTCTTCACCGAGCTGCAGGCACAACTGGGCTTCGCCGCGCTGTTCATCAGCCACGACCTCGCCGTCGTCAACATGCTGGCCGACCGGATCGGCGTGCTGTTCCACGGCGACCTGATCGAGAGCGGTCCGAACGACCAGGTCCTCGGCGCACCCGAGCACCCCTACACGCAGCGCCTGCTGGCGTCGTTGCCGGTGCCCGATCCGATCGAGCAGGCGTCTCGTCGTGAGCGGTTGGCCGCCCTGGACCGCCGGGCGGCGGACGACGCCGCCCTCGGCACCGCCACCGACGGGGCGGCCTGACGGTGCCGGGTCGCGAGCTCGACCTCGACCAGCCGGTCGTCACCGACGACCTGTCGCTGCTCTACCCCGCGCGGGCGGGCCACCCGGCCGTGCGGGCCGTCGACGGGGTCACCCTGCGGGTCGCGCCGGGCGAGATCGTCGCGGTGCTCGGCGAGAGCGGCTCGGGCAAGTCGACGCTCGCGATGGCCTTGGCCGGGCTGACCGGGACGGGACGCGTCGACGAGGGTCGACCCCGTCTGGTCGGCGGCACCGCGCGCGTCTTCGGCCAGGACGTCGGCAAGCTCTCGGGCCGACGACGCGACCGGCTCTCGGCCATGGTCGGCTACCTGGCGCAGGACGACGGCGAGCGGCTGAGCCCCGACCTGACCGTCGGCGAGGCCATCGCCGAGCCGATCTACCAGCGCGACCGGAAGTTCGACCGCACCGAGGCCGGGCGCATCGTCGCCACGCTCGTCGACGGCGTGCACCTGCCGCTCGGCACCATGCTCAAGCAGACCTGGGAGCTCAGCTCGGGTCAGCGCCAGCGGGTCGCCCTGGCTCGCAGCCTCGTCCTCGAACCGCCCCTGCTGATCGCCGACGAGCCCGCTCGCGGTGTCGACGTGCTCGTCCGGCAAGCCGTCCTCGACGTGATCAAGAACCTGCACGAGGGACGCCAGTTCTCGGCGCTCGTCGTCACCTCGTCGGTGGCCGAGGCGCGGGCGATCACCGACCGCGTCGCCGTCATGCGGGGCGGTCGTCTCGTCGGGCTGGGCGACATCGACGACGTGCTCCGGACCGGCATCGACCCGTACGTCAAGGTGCTCTCGCAGACCACGCCGATCGACATCATCCGCCCCGAAGAACGCGAGGCCGGGCGTCCGCTCGACCCCGACGTCGAACCCCGCGGCGATCAGGCACCGTGACCACCGAGCCGGCGTCGGACGCCGCCCTCGCCTCGGCGGACGACACCGTCGCAACGAGCCCAGGAGGCGCGCGCGGCCACCGCGCGGTCGTCACCCCGGGCCCCGTCCTCGCGCCGGGGCGCCGCCCGACCCCGGGGGCCGTCTCGGTGGCCCCCCGTCCGACCCCGGTCTTCGTCGACGCCGTGCGTGCCGGGGGAGCGGAGGTCGTCCCGCTCGGCCCGGACACCCGCGGCCTGGTCTGGCTCTCCTACCGCGACCCCGACGGCCTCGCGCGGGCCCTGGACGAGAACCCGGGCGTCGAGTGGGTGCAGCTGCCCTACGCCGGGGTCGACGCCTTCGCCGAGGTCATCGCCGCACGTGCCGACCGCGCGCTGCCGCTCTGGACCAGCGCGAAGGGGGCGTTCGCCGAGCCCGTGGCCGAACACGCCCTCATGCTGGTGCTGTCGTTGCTGAGGGTCGTGCCCCAGCGTGTGCGCGCGAGGTCCTGGGCCACCGAACAGCAGGGCCGCTCGCTCTACGGTCGGCACGTCGTCATCGTCGGCGCCGGCGGCATCGCGATCGAGCTGATGCGCCTCCTGGCCCCGTTCGACGTCCGCGTGACGATCGTGCGCCGGTCGAGCGAACCCGTGCCCGGGGCCGACCGCACGCTCCCCGTCGAACGCCTGGACGAGGTGCTGCCCACCGCCGACGTCCTCGTCCTCGCCGCTGCGGCCACGCCCGGCACGTCGGGCCTCCTCGACGCCCGTCGGCTCGCCCTGCTGCCCCAGACGGCCGTGCTCGTGAACGTCGCGCGGGGCAGCCTGGTCGACACGGACGCCCTCGTCGACGCGGTCCGCTCGGAGCGTCTCTGGGGAGCCGGGGTCGACGTCACGACGCCCGAGCCGCTCCCCGACGGTCACCCGCTCTTCGGCGAGCCGCGCGTCATCGTCACACCGCACCAGGCGGACACCCCCGAGATGACGGCCCCGTTGCTGGCCGAACGCATCCGGCACAACGTGCGGGCGTTCCTCGGCGACGGCGAGTTCGTCGGGGTCGTCGACCCGCACGACGGGTACTGACGCCGGGGCCGCAGTCGTCCGACGCGCCGCGTCACCACCGTGGTCCGTGGGGGCCTCAGATCTTTGCTAGAGTTGTCTCCGCTGTCACGGACGAAAATCCGGGGCGGTTGCCATTCCTCGATAGCTCAATTGGCAGAGCAGCCGGCTGTTAACCGGCAGGTTGTTGGTTCGAGTCCAACTCGGGGAGCGAAGGCCCAGAGGCTCCACCCTCTGGGCCTTTTCTCTTGCCCGTTCCGTCGCAGGCTTTTTCTCTCGCCCGTTCCGTCCCAGGGCCGAACGCGAAGGAGGCGCGTCCTGCGGTTCGCAGGACGCGCCTCCTTCGTCTCGGGTCGGCTCGGTTCGAGGTCAGTCCTCGAGGTGGTCGACTCCCGGCAGCCAGGTGCTGCCCGGCTGGCCCCAGCCCTTCTTGCGGACGGCCTTGGCGGCCGCCTTGTGGAACGGGTGCTCGAGCCGGTCCGCGTAGAGGATGCCGTCGAGGTGGTCGTACTCGTGTTGGAAGATGCGGGCGAGCCAGCCCCAGGCCTCGATCTCGACCTCGTCGCCGTCGAGGTCGGTGGCCCGCAGCACGACGCCGTCGGCGCGGCGCAGCGGGAACCTCTCGCCCGGCACCGACAGGCAGCCCTCGGACTCGGAGTCGTCGTCGAGCGGCTCGATCGAGAGCGGGCTCTGCCAGAGCGTCGGGTTGATCGCGACGCCCCGCCACAGCTCGCCGTCGTCGTCGGTCCACGAATAGACGAACAGGCGCTTGCCGACGCCCACCTGCGGGCCCGCGAGGCCGACGCCCGGGGCGGCGTCCATCGTCTCGAACATGTCGGCGACGAGCGTGCGCAGCTCGTCGTCGACGACGGTCACCTCGGAGGCGGGGGAGTGGAGCACGGGGTCACCCGTGATGGAAATGGGTCGAACGGCCATTCGTCCAGACTATCCAGCGCCACGGCGCTAGCGTGGACGCCGTGACGACGGACATCGGGGAGCTCACCCAGCAGGTATCCCTGACCCCCTACCAGGCGCTCGGCATCCCCATCGCCCTGATCGGAGCGGTGTTCCTCTCGATCGGCGCGCAGCTGCAACACCAGGGCGTCGCCAAGGTCGAGCGGCGGATCGGTGCGGCCAAGAGCGGCATGAACGTCCGCCAGGTGCTCGCCCTGGTCGGCCGCCCCTCGTGGGTGCTGGGCACGCTGATGCTCGGCCTCGCGATCCTGTTCCAGCTGACCAGCCTGCGCATCGCCCCGTTGCTCGTCGTGCAGCCGCTCGGAGCGGTCGCGCTCGTCATCACGGCGGTCCTGAACTCCCGGTCCACCGGGCGACGGCTCGACCGTCGCGCCAAGCGGGCGATCCTCTTCTGCGTCGGCGGGGTCGGGCTCTTCGTCACCGTGGCGGCCTTCACGGCCATCGAACCCGAGATCACGACCCGACAGCTCGTCACCGTGCTCGTCATCCTCGCCGTCGTCGGAGCCGTGCTGGGCGTCGCCTTCGCGCTGCTGCGTCGCCGTCGCAGCGCGCTGTTCTACATCATCGCGGCGGGCGTGCTCTACGGTTTCGTCGCGACCCTCGCCAAGGTCGTCCTCAACCGGGTCTTCGCCGGCAACTTCGACTGGTTGACGATCGTCTGCATCGTCTTCCTGCTCGCCGCGGGCCTGCTCGGCGGGTACTTCGTGCAGAACGCCTACTCGTCCGGTCCGCCCGACCTCGTCATCGCCGGCCTCACCGTCGTCGACCCGCTCATCGCGGTCGGCATCGGCATCGTGGTGCTGGGCGAGGCGCAGAACGCCCCCGCGATCGCCGGGGTCTTCTTCGTCGTCGCGGCCGCGATCGCCGTGTACGGCGTGTTCCAACTCGCCAAATACCATCCCCAGACCCGAGCCTGAGCTACCGTGGGGTCGTCTCGTCCGTCGGTCCCACGACCCTGCGGATGCCTGACACGACGCACACCTCACCGAGCACGAGAAGGACGCCACGACCCGTGACACCTGCCCCGACGCCCTCGGAACCCGGCCGACCCGACGACGCGACGTCGGCTGCCGCCGCGACCCGCGCCTCCTCGGGGTCGTCGGACCGGCTGACCGTCCTGATCGCGGGCGACACGTTCCCGCCCGACGTCAACGGCGCCGCCAACTTCACCGAGCGGCTCGCCGTGGGCCTGGCCCAGCGTGGGCACGACGTCCACCTCATGGTGCCGGCGGCCAGCCGCCACCACGGCACCTTCCTCGAGCAGCACGGCGGCGTGACGCTCACCGTCCACCGGCTCTACTCGACCCGCTGGCCCCTGCACGACTGGCTGCGCTTCGCGACCCCGTGGCGCGTGCAAGAGCACGCCGAGAAGATCTTCGACGAGATCCACCCCGATGTCGTGCACATCCAGTCGCACATCGTGATGGGCCGGGGCGTGGCGCAGGTCGCCGAGCGTCGGGGCGTGCGCATCGTCGCGACGAACCACTTCATGCCCGAGAACCTGCTCGAGCACACCGGCCTGCCCAAGGGGCTGCGGGCGAAGGCGACCCAGATGGCGTGGAACGACGCGAGCAAGACGTTCCACAAGGCCGCGGCGATCACGACTCCCACGCAGAAAGCGGCGACGTTCCTCGAGAAGTCGGTCGCGGTCACCGGCGTGCTGGCCGTCTCGTGCGGCATCGAGGCCGCCCACTACACCGCCCTCGACACCCGTCCCGAGCAGAACCGCATCGTGTTCGTCGGCCGGGTGACGGCCGAGAAGCAGATCGACGTGCTGCTCAAGGCGATGACCCTGCTCGACCCCGCCCTCGGCGCCACACTGACGATCGTGGGCGGGGGGGACCTGTTCAAGCAGCTCCAGACGACCAGTCGCGACCTGGGGCTCGCCGACGTGGTCACCTTCGCGGGCTACCTGTCCGACGACGAGTTGCGCCGCACGCTCACCGAGTCGACCGTGTTCGCCATGCCGTCGATCGCCGAGCTGCAGAGCATCGCCAGCCTCGAGGCCATGGCCTCGGGCCTGCCGATCGTCGTGGCCGACGCGATGGCCCTGCCCCACCTGGTCGACGAGGGCGAGAACGGCTACCTGTTCCGTCCGGGCGACAGCCGCGACCTCGCCGACAAGCTCACGACGGTGCTGACCGCACCCGACGACGAGTATCTCGCCATGCGCCGGGCCAGCCTGAAGATGATCGAGGGGCACGACATCGAGCGCACGCTCAGCGTGTTCGAGAGCCTGTATCGTGGTCAGCCGGTGGTCCCCTCCACCGACGCGGCGTCCGACCGCGCGCACTGACGGTCGACCGCGGCACCACCCCGGCCGGCCCCGGCTCGCACCGGTGGGCCGACGCGAGGGGCGGTAGCTCAGCCGGTTAGAGCAGTCGACTCATAATCGATCGGTCACGGGTTCAAGTCCCGTCCGCCCTACTCGTCGCGTTCGGTCGTGCCCTGCCGCCAGCAGGGGCTGATCCGGCCTACGGGCCTGCTGTGAGCGCGGCCGTGTCGTCGCGTGGTGCCCGTCGCGCATGGCACGATGTCGTCCATGTTCACCAGACGGCCCCGACGGCCGGAACCCGAACCCGACGCCTGGGGCGGCGATTCCTCCTCCTCCTCCGACGACGTCGGGCGCTCCGGTCCGGCGCGCATGGGGGTGGGCGCGCAGGTGTACGTTCTCGACTCCGACGAGGACCCGGCGACGCCGTTCCCGTACGGCCCGACCGGCATCGTGGTCCGGGCCGGCGGCA
This genomic interval from Frigoribacterium sp. Leaf415 contains the following:
- a CDS encoding dipeptide ABC transporter ATP-binding protein encodes the protein MTADTTTTGRPAAPRDERPVAVGITDLEVTFATDGGDVAAVQGVTLDVRAGEVLAIVGESGSGKTVTAKTILGLLPETAVATGAVLLSGQNVLEVGPKKVRELRGTDVAMVFQEPSTALNPVYTVGWQIAEGLRAHGKVGRKEARVKAIDILRRVGIPDPETRVDYYPHQFSGGQKQRVVIAMALVLDPSVIVADEPTTALDVTVQAEILDLLRRCRDEFGTAIVLITHNMGVVADLADRVAVMYLGKVVEQAPAVELFANPQDDYTKRLLGSVPKLEARGHTQQEQPADSEVVVRARGLEIEYPGRLGRGGFRAVKGVDFTIARGEVLGLVGESGSGKTTIGRAIAGLTKVTGGSLEVLGVEMNGVHERDFKPKRADIGFVFQDPASSFNPLLTIAECVAEPLIVHGRAKDARAARPRVDELLEAVQLPKSFADRYPHELSGGQRQRASLARSLALDPTLLIADEPTSALDVSVQARVLELFTELQAQLGFAALFISHDLAVVNMLADRIGVLFHGDLIESGPNDQVLGAPEHPYTQRLLASLPVPDPIEQASRRERLAALDRRAADDAALGTATDGAA
- a CDS encoding ATP-binding cassette domain-containing protein, which produces MPGRELDLDQPVVTDDLSLLYPARAGHPAVRAVDGVTLRVAPGEIVAVLGESGSGKSTLAMALAGLTGTGRVDEGRPRLVGGTARVFGQDVGKLSGRRRDRLSAMVGYLAQDDGERLSPDLTVGEAIAEPIYQRDRKFDRTEAGRIVATLVDGVHLPLGTMLKQTWELSSGQRQRVALARSLVLEPPLLIADEPARGVDVLVRQAVLDVIKNLHEGRQFSALVVTSSVAEARAITDRVAVMRGGRLVGLGDIDDVLRTGIDPYVKVLSQTTPIDIIRPEEREAGRPLDPDVEPRGDQAP
- a CDS encoding NAD(P)-dependent oxidoreductase, producing the protein MTTEPASDAALASADDTVATSPGGARGHRAVVTPGPVLAPGRRPTPGAVSVAPRPTPVFVDAVRAGGAEVVPLGPDTRGLVWLSYRDPDGLARALDENPGVEWVQLPYAGVDAFAEVIAARADRALPLWTSAKGAFAEPVAEHALMLVLSLLRVVPQRVRARSWATEQQGRSLYGRHVVIVGAGGIAIELMRLLAPFDVRVTIVRRSSEPVPGADRTLPVERLDEVLPTADVLVLAAAATPGTSGLLDARRLALLPQTAVLVNVARGSLVDTDALVDAVRSERLWGAGVDVTTPEPLPDGHPLFGEPRVIVTPHQADTPEMTAPLLAERIRHNVRAFLGDGEFVGVVDPHDGY
- the def gene encoding peptide deformylase, whose protein sequence is MAVRPISITGDPVLHSPASEVTVVDDELRTLVADMFETMDAAPGVGLAGPQVGVGKRLFVYSWTDDDGELWRGVAINPTLWQSPLSIEPLDDDSESEGCLSVPGERFPLRRADGVVLRATDLDGDEVEIEAWGWLARIFQHEYDHLDGILYADRLEHPFHKAAAKAVRKKGWGQPGSTWLPGVDHLED
- a CDS encoding DMT family transporter codes for the protein MTTDIGELTQQVSLTPYQALGIPIALIGAVFLSIGAQLQHQGVAKVERRIGAAKSGMNVRQVLALVGRPSWVLGTLMLGLAILFQLTSLRIAPLLVVQPLGAVALVITAVLNSRSTGRRLDRRAKRAILFCVGGVGLFVTVAAFTAIEPEITTRQLVTVLVILAVVGAVLGVAFALLRRRRSALFYIIAAGVLYGFVATLAKVVLNRVFAGNFDWLTIVCIVFLLAAGLLGGYFVQNAYSSGPPDLVIAGLTVVDPLIAVGIGIVVLGEAQNAPAIAGVFFVVAAAIAVYGVFQLAKYHPQTRA
- a CDS encoding glycosyltransferase, with product MTPAPTPSEPGRPDDATSAAAATRASSGSSDRLTVLIAGDTFPPDVNGAANFTERLAVGLAQRGHDVHLMVPAASRHHGTFLEQHGGVTLTVHRLYSTRWPLHDWLRFATPWRVQEHAEKIFDEIHPDVVHIQSHIVMGRGVAQVAERRGVRIVATNHFMPENLLEHTGLPKGLRAKATQMAWNDASKTFHKAAAITTPTQKAATFLEKSVAVTGVLAVSCGIEAAHYTALDTRPEQNRIVFVGRVTAEKQIDVLLKAMTLLDPALGATLTIVGGGDLFKQLQTTSRDLGLADVVTFAGYLSDDELRRTLTESTVFAMPSIAELQSIASLEAMASGLPIVVADAMALPHLVDEGENGYLFRPGDSRDLADKLTTVLTAPDDEYLAMRRASLKMIEGHDIERTLSVFESLYRGQPVVPSTDAASDRAH